In a single window of the Micromonospora inositola genome:
- a CDS encoding ATP-grasp domain-containing protein, translating to MGGFVLRDFERFTSAEVRTWWVDGVCVLVGPHPDTPNDSPPVEVDLAPVAPLIAGLGLPFLTVDLALRSDGVWRVIELGDGQVSDRPATIEPQTMIAALLAQPR from the coding sequence GTGGGCGGGTTCGTGCTGCGTGACTTCGAGCGGTTCACCTCCGCCGAGGTACGCACGTGGTGGGTCGACGGCGTGTGCGTACTGGTCGGGCCGCATCCGGACACCCCGAACGACTCTCCTCCGGTCGAGGTCGACCTGGCCCCGGTCGCACCATTGATCGCCGGGCTGGGCCTGCCGTTCCTCACCGTGGACCTCGCCCTGCGAAGCGACGGCGTGTGGCGGGTCATCGAACTCGGCGACGGTCAGGTCAGCGACCGACCAGCCACCATCGAACCCCAGACGATGATCGCCGCCCTGCTTGCCCAACCCCGCTGA
- a CDS encoding serine hydrolase domain-containing protein, with protein MEDVDFSQDWVPLLGQLDRHVSSGRLSPDTAALSDLMSIYQVPGVSIAVGHVSGRVWAAGYGVTGGETSTPVTAGTAFAACSISKHVAAFGALLLVQDGVLDLDTDIGEYLTSWQLLDREGQQPRVTLRQLLAHTAGLSDTWYRGYAADRAPSLLQVLEGSGSTTTPPVRSTLLPGSRFRYSGSHYSVLQQLMVDATGTPFEDLMQTLVLEPVAMADSSFDQQFPHQRPHLVARGHHGGGTGIPGGWRVQPETAAGGLWSTPTDLLRLDLEIARAASGDSKLLDRDLATEMWTSQIPGGIYGLGTEVDDRAGRRRFGHTGLNVGYTCFSYVWPDSGTAVAAMTNSEDGWELLASIRAAADRRYATSITAAPLSDVTGRYVLHDDYPIDIAVTNGQLTFAAAAQQPVVLLADPDGRYLHPGLDLEVRFLQTNDQPYILELRQEGVTQTATPSTRQPESPYPTQG; from the coding sequence GTGGAAGACGTGGATTTCTCTCAGGACTGGGTCCCATTGCTGGGCCAACTTGACCGGCATGTGTCTTCCGGGCGGCTTTCGCCGGACACGGCGGCGTTGTCCGATCTGATGAGCATCTATCAGGTGCCGGGGGTCAGCATCGCCGTCGGGCACGTGAGCGGGCGGGTGTGGGCGGCGGGGTATGGCGTCACGGGTGGCGAGACGTCGACGCCGGTGACCGCGGGCACCGCGTTTGCGGCCTGTTCGATCAGTAAGCATGTCGCCGCGTTCGGCGCATTGCTACTGGTCCAGGACGGTGTCCTGGATCTGGACACCGACATCGGCGAGTACCTCACCTCGTGGCAACTACTCGACCGCGAGGGTCAGCAACCGAGAGTTACGTTACGACAATTGCTGGCGCACACGGCGGGGTTGTCCGACACCTGGTACCGCGGCTATGCCGCAGATCGCGCCCCGTCGCTGTTGCAGGTCCTGGAAGGCAGCGGCTCGACGACTACTCCACCGGTTCGGTCGACCCTGTTGCCGGGTAGCCGTTTCCGGTACTCGGGCAGCCACTACTCCGTGCTTCAGCAGCTGATGGTGGACGCGACCGGAACCCCGTTCGAGGACCTCATGCAAACTCTGGTGCTGGAACCGGTGGCCATGGCCGACAGCAGCTTCGACCAGCAGTTTCCGCACCAGCGACCGCATCTGGTGGCTCGTGGCCATCACGGTGGCGGCACCGGGATTCCCGGCGGTTGGCGAGTGCAACCGGAGACGGCCGCAGGTGGACTGTGGAGCACCCCGACCGACCTGCTCCGGCTCGACCTCGAGATCGCCCGGGCGGCCTCGGGAGACTCGAAGCTGCTCGACCGCGACCTGGCCACCGAGATGTGGACATCGCAGATTCCTGGCGGCATCTATGGGCTCGGCACTGAGGTCGACGACCGCGCCGGGCGCCGGCGTTTCGGACACACCGGATTGAACGTTGGCTATACCTGCTTTTCCTACGTGTGGCCAGACAGCGGCACCGCGGTCGCTGCGATGACTAACTCTGAGGATGGATGGGAGCTGCTGGCCAGCATCCGCGCCGCCGCGGACCGTCGGTACGCCACCAGTATCACAGCCGCGCCGCTTAGTGACGTGACGGGCCGCTACGTCTTACACGACGACTACCCGATCGACATCGCGGTCACCAACGGCCAACTGACCTTCGCCGCCGCTGCCCAGCAACCGGTTGTACTACTGGCAGACCCAGACGGTCGCTACCTACACCCAGGACTCGATCTGGAAGTCCGGTTCCTACAGACCAACGACCAGCCTTACATCCTGGAACTGCGGCAGGAAGGAGTCACGCAAACCGCGACACCATCAACCAGGCAACCAGAAAGCCCCTACCCAACACAGGGTTGA
- a CDS encoding DUF1062 domain-containing protein, with protein sequence MVGCVSCDRTSKITVHDRVLVRYLDPILLEGCSGNSSALVARVLLDPLIARRNRFALEWDSCWELLASSSPESPWPVQVSVIFDEPVAPSPRTAHRPGVGHQPRGDPSPRQDRHSAEPQNSQGLLVRPAMSRRRGPEPGREARWPCPGLHHAAVRARSLMTGRERRSGPARYQRRR encoded by the coding sequence CTGGTCGGCTGCGTTTCCTGCGACCGCACCAGCAAAATCACCGTTCACGATCGCGTCCTGGTCCGGTACCTGGATCCGATCCTTCTGGAGGGCTGCTCCGGCAACTCCTCTGCCCTCGTCGCCCGCGTCCTTCTCGACCCGCTGATCGCCCGGCGCAACCGGTTCGCCCTGGAGTGGGACTCATGCTGGGAACTGCTCGCCTCGTCCTCTCCCGAAAGCCCCTGGCCCGTCCAGGTTTCGGTCATCTTCGACGAGCCCGTGGCCCCTTCGCCCCGAACGGCTCATCGCCCAGGGGTTGGGCATCAGCCGCGGGGAGATCCCTCGCCGCGTCAAGATCGGCATTCCGCTGAACCGCAGAACTCGCAGGGACTTCTCGTTCGTCCTGCTATGAGCCGCCGCCGTGGGCCTGAGCCGGGGCGAGAGGCAAGGTGGCCTTGCCCCGGACTGCATCACGCGGCGGTCCGCGCGCGGTCGCTCATGACCGGGCGCGAACGAAGGTCAGGGCCGGCCCGATACCAGCGACGAAGGTGA
- a CDS encoding RNA polymerase sigma factor has translation MSGNDVREAITQAHHEEWARVVASLTRRFGDLDIAEEAAAEAFATAVVRWPADGVPPNPGAWLTTTANRKAIDRIRRENKRDDKQKEAQMLYNDDPPESPGAIDDDRLRLIFTCCHPALAMETRVALTLRMVGGLTVPEIARAFLVPETAMGQRITRAKTKIKAARIPYRVPSAADLPARVSGVLAVLFLVFNEGYLATGPDTDPVRHDLSAEAIRLTRLIRALMPDDGEAAGLLALMLLTEARRTARVSVSGELVTLDEQDRGAWDAALIAEGHRLVRERIAAGMAPGRYQILAAINAVHTSAPDMRDTDWSQVVALYDRLVRLDPSPIIALNRAVAVAELDGPQVALATIDQLDDKLAGYHAYHATRADLLRRLGRSQKSRAAYDKAIELAGNTAEIAYLTRRRDQLR, from the coding sequence GTGAGCGGGAACGACGTCCGGGAGGCGATCACCCAGGCCCACCACGAGGAGTGGGCCCGGGTGGTCGCCTCGCTGACCCGGCGTTTCGGTGACCTCGACATCGCCGAGGAGGCGGCGGCCGAGGCGTTCGCGACCGCCGTCGTGCGGTGGCCGGCCGACGGCGTACCTCCCAACCCCGGCGCCTGGCTGACCACCACCGCCAACCGCAAGGCCATCGACCGGATCCGGCGCGAGAACAAACGCGACGACAAGCAGAAGGAGGCTCAGATGTTGTACAACGACGACCCGCCCGAGTCTCCCGGCGCCATCGACGACGACCGGCTCCGGCTGATCTTCACCTGTTGCCACCCGGCGCTCGCGATGGAGACCCGCGTGGCGCTGACGCTGCGCATGGTCGGCGGTCTGACCGTGCCCGAGATCGCCCGCGCTTTCCTGGTGCCGGAGACCGCCATGGGGCAGCGGATCACCCGAGCGAAGACCAAGATCAAGGCAGCGCGCATCCCGTATCGGGTGCCGTCCGCGGCGGATCTCCCGGCCCGCGTCTCCGGCGTGCTCGCCGTCCTCTTCCTCGTCTTCAACGAGGGCTACCTGGCGACCGGCCCCGACACCGATCCCGTACGTCACGACCTGAGCGCCGAGGCGATCCGGCTCACCCGCCTGATCCGTGCCCTCATGCCCGACGACGGCGAGGCGGCCGGACTGCTGGCGCTGATGCTCCTCACCGAGGCCCGCCGTACCGCCCGGGTTTCCGTCAGCGGCGAACTGGTCACCCTAGACGAGCAGGACCGAGGGGCCTGGGACGCGGCGCTGATCGCCGAAGGCCATCGACTCGTGCGCGAGCGCATAGCCGCCGGGATGGCTCCGGGCCGCTACCAGATCCTCGCAGCGATCAACGCCGTACACACCTCCGCACCCGACATGCGCGACACCGACTGGTCACAGGTCGTCGCCCTCTACGACCGGCTCGTCCGCCTCGACCCCTCGCCGATCATCGCCCTCAACCGGGCCGTCGCGGTCGCCGAACTGGACGGCCCACAGGTGGCATTGGCGACCATCGACCAACTCGACGACAAGTTGGCCGGCTATCACGCCTACCACGCCACCCGCGCCGACCTGTTGCGCCGGCTGGGCCGCAGTCAGAAGTCGCGCGCTGCATACGACAAAGCCATCGAGCTGGCCGGCAACACCGCCGAGATTGCCTACCTGACACGCCGCCGCGACCAGCTGCGGTAG
- a CDS encoding SAM-dependent methyltransferase, with translation MLSFEITPIGTVRNDRTDVQHTDNWGAVRSTITIDERFGEACLQGLEGFSHVEVLFIFDQFPEHGDYREPRPYRGRSDLPSVGVFAGRGPRRPNRIGVTCCAIESVHGRELTVVGLDAVSGTPVIDLKPTMAEFRPVNIKQPEWVSRLMSEYFQP, from the coding sequence ATGCTGAGCTTCGAGATCACCCCGATAGGTACGGTCCGGAACGACCGGACGGATGTCCAGCACACGGACAACTGGGGTGCCGTCCGCAGCACGATCACCATCGACGAGCGCTTCGGCGAGGCGTGCCTCCAGGGTCTGGAGGGCTTCTCCCACGTGGAGGTCCTCTTCATCTTCGACCAGTTCCCGGAACACGGCGATTACCGCGAACCCCGCCCCTACCGCGGCCGCTCCGACCTCCCGTCCGTTGGCGTATTCGCTGGCCGCGGCCCCCGCAGACCGAACCGCATCGGGGTAACGTGCTGCGCCATCGAATCCGTCCACGGCCGCGAATTGACGGTGGTGGGCCTCGATGCGGTCTCGGGCACCCCGGTCATCGACCTGAAGCCGACGATGGCGGAGTTCCGCCCAGTGAACATCAAGCAGCCGGAATGGGTCAGCCGCCTGATGTCGGAGTACTTCCAGCCGTAA